A segment of the Candidatus Andeanibacterium colombiense genome:
ACGGCGTGCCGCTGGTGCCGTTCTTCCTCGAAGCGATCTACGACAAGCCCGATCTGCTGCAGCAGGACCATATCCACCCGACCGCGCATGGGGTGGAGGAACTGGTCAGCGCCACGGTGGATCAGGTGGACAAGGCGCTACCGAAGGCCGAAAAATAGCCTCGTCATTGCGAGGGGCGAAGCCCCGCGGCAATCCCGAGCTTATCTCAAGCTGCCCTGGATTGCTTCGCTGCGCTCGCAATGACGAGGGTGGCTCCTAAAGCCGCTCCACCTCGCCGCTTCGAACCCGCCAGTTCACCGCATCGCCCGCGATCCCCTCGAACGGGGCCTGCTCGGTGCCGGTGATCCAGGTCTGCGCCTTGCCGTCGGCGAGGCGTTCGAACAGGGCCGCGCGGCGGACCGGGTCGAGATGCGCGGCGACCTCGTCGAGCAGCAGCACGCCCGGGCGCTCGCCCGCTGCCAGCGCGGCATGGGCGAGCGTCATCGCGATCAGCATCGCCTTCTGCTCGCCGGTCGAGCATTGCCCGGCGGGTTCGCCCTTGCCGGCCATCGTGACTTCGAGTTCGTCGCGCTGCGGGCCGATCAGCGTGCGCTGGGCCGCGCGGTCGCGGTGGCGGCCGTTGGCGAAGGCACGGGCGAGCGCCGCCGGATCGAGCGGACCGCCGGGGACATAGGTCAGCGCCGGGCGCGCGAAGGGTTCGTCGGGCAGGCTGGCGAGTTCGGCGGTCAGGCGCTCCACCAGCGTGGCGCGGCCCCGCGCCAGCGCGGCGCCGGCGCCGGCAAGCTGGATCTCGATCGCGTCGAACCAGCGCGGATCGGCCTCGTCCCGCACGGAGAGCATGCGGTTGCGCTCGCGCAGCGCATTCTCGTAGCGCACCGCGTGCTTGGCATGGACCGGGTCGAGCGCGACCGCGAGCCGGTCCATATAGCGCCGCCGCGATCCAGCCGCTTCGGAGAACAACCGGTCCATCGCCGGGGTCAGCCACGAGATCGCGAGCCATTCGCCGAGCGCGATGGCGCTCTTCGCCGCGCCGTTGATCTGCACCAGCCGGCGGCCGGGTTGTGCCGCCTCGACCCCGGTGCCGAGCCGCACCGCGCCGCCTTCGCCGGCCAGGTCCGCGCTGATCGCGAACCCGCCGGGGCCGCCGGTCGCCGCCATCTCGGTCAGCGCGGCGCGCCGCAGGCCCCTCCCGGGTGCGAGCAGCGACAGCGCTTCGAGCACATTGGTCTTGCCCGCGCCGTTCTCTCCGGTGAGCACATTGAGGTGCCCGGCGCCGTCGATGCGGCTCGCCAGGTGATTGCGGAAGGCAAAAAGACTGATCCGGTCGAGCCCCATGAAGCGCGCAGGGATAGCCGGGCGCGCTCCGGCAGGCCATGCCGAAAAGGCGGTTCCCGAAAGTTGGTGAAATTTCCCAAAACTAGGTTTGGATATACGGTGAAGCGAGCTGTACTTCGGACAGTCTCCGTTCAAAACCTCGAAATTCCGCCAGTTTTCAAAACTGGCACGGCCCCTGCAATACGGTTCGCATCGGCGGGAAGGTCTTGCCGGAAAGAGTACAGAAGGGGAAATTTTATGTATCAGGTATCTTCGGCCAGCAATCGCATCGTCGCCGGCGTCGCCGCTTTCGGCCTCACCCTGTTCGTGATCGCCGCCAGCTTCGCCCCGCAGGGCGCGTTCGTTGCAAGCTTCGTCGCATGAGCGCGCTCGACCGTAACCGCGCGGGCGCACCGGCCCGCTTTCGGCTCGACCGGGACAGCGGCAAGCTGATGGGCGTGTGCGCCGGCATCGGCAATTACTTCGGGTTCGATCCGCTGTGGGCTCGCGTCGGCTTCGTCGCCGCGGCGCTGGCAGGCTTCGGCACCCCGGTGATCATCTACCTCGCGATCGGCGTGATCGCGGACTGAGCGGGGGAGCCGCGGGCTCCCCCGTTTTTACCCTCACGAACTCAAGTAGCTAAGCGGTAGTTCGGAAAATTACGCTTTGGCGAAGGGCGAGAAATGGGTGTTCGTATCGAACACCTCGACACCCTCCCGCCGCTTGAGGAAGCCGACGATCACATAAGTCACCGGGGTCAGCACTACCTCCCACAATGTCTTGATGATCCATTGGGTGATCGCCAGCGTGATCACCGCCTTGGTGGTCCAGCCGGGAACGCCGAGGAAGGCGAGCGGATAGAACAGCGCGCTGTCGGTCGCCTCGCCGAAGATCGTCGAGCCGATCGTGCGGGTCCACAGCATCTTGCCGTCGGTGAAGATCTTCATCTTCGCGAGCACGAAGCTGTTCACGAATTCGCCGCACCAGAAGGCGATCAGCGATGCGAACACGATCCGCGGGGTCTGGCCGAACACCGACATGTAGGCGGCCTGGTTCGGCGCGGTGACGGTCTTGCCCAGAACCTCGTACTGGCCGGAAGCCATCGCCCAGTCGGGCGCGGAGGGGATGTTGACCACCACCACCGCCATCACCACCATGAACAGCAGCGCGAACAGCCCGGCCCAGATCACCCGCCGGGCATGGGCATAGCCATAGACCTCGGTCATCACGTCGCCGATGATGTAGCTCACCGGGAAGAACAGCACGCCCGCGCCGAAGGTGATCGTGCCGAGCGCCGGCAGCGTCACCTGCGCCTGCTTGGCCGCGCCGATCAGGTTGGACAGCAGCAGGATCGTGACGAAGGCCGCCATGATGAAGTCGAAATATCGGAACCGGTGCCCTGCTCCGGCTATGCCTTCCATGCGTTTGGGATGATCGCTCATGTTCTGACCCCGTGAACTGGTGATGGGCGGACCTAACCCGATTTGCTCCCACCGCAAAGCGCGCTAATGAGCCCCGGCGCGCGCCCGTAGTTCAACTGGATAGAGCACGAGCCTTCTAAGCTTGGAGTTGCAGGTTCGAGTCCTGCCGGGCGCGCCATGCCCCACTCATGGGGTCAGCCGAGTTTCATCGAAAGCTCGACGTCCTCCGCGAACGGAACCGAGAGATAGCCGTTACTGGGATCGCGAACGCGGCCGAGATATTCCGGGCAGTAATCGGCATTGTCCGCGATGATCAGAGCACCCGGCCGCAGCTTTGGTTCGAGGCGTTCGAGAATGTCCGAATAGAGGCCCTTCGCCCCGTCGAGCAGCACGAGGTCGATCGCCTCGGGCAGATCGCGCGCCAGCGTTTCGAGTGCGTCGCCCTCGCGCAACTCGACCAGGTCGGCAAGCCCCGCGGCTTCCAGGTTCGCCCTTGCGCGCGCGACCTTCGTGGGTTCGAACTCGCTGGTGATCAGCCGCCCGCCCCCATTGTCGCGCAACGCCGCCGCCAGGCATAGCGTCGACAGGCCAAACGAGGTGCCGAACTCGACGATCGAGGTTGCGCGGCTGCTACGCGCCAGCATGTGGAGCATCACGCCAGTTTCGCGCGACACCGGCAGGGGCAGGTCTTTCATATGGCCGTAAAACTCCCGGTAGCCGGTTTTACTGCGCATCACCTGCGCCTTTTCCCCGTCCGAAAGGTCGTTCCAATAGGCGGCGGCGGCAGGAGGCAGAGCTGAGAATCCGGTGGCGGCGGCGTCGGCGAAGAGATGGTCGAGTAGCGGCGCCAGCGGGGCGGAAGTGAGAGTGCTCATTTGGTAACTCCATTGGAGCGATGCATCATTGCTGTATTGAAAAATACGAATGATTCGTCAGATTTCCAATTCGCATTAGGCCGAAGGTCCATGAGCACTCGCGCAAACCCTCCGATTTCCTCACGAAAAGACCCCAAGCAAGCTCGCTCCGCCGCGCTGGTCGAGGCCGTATTGCAGGCAGCTAGTCAGGTTTTGGCGAAAGAGGGCGCGCCGCGTTTCACGATGGCGCGCGTCGCAGATGCGGCGGGCGTGAGCGTAGGGTCGCTCTATCAGTATTTCCCCAACAAGGCCGCGCTCCTGTTCCGGCTGCAGAGCGACGAGTGGCGCGAGACCGGCAGCTTGCTGCGGATGATCCTTGAGGATCGCTCGCTGCGGCCGCTCGATCGCTTGCGGAAGCTGGTGCATGCCTTCATTCGGTCGGAGTGCGAAGAGGCGGCGGTGCGGATCGCGCTCGACGATGCAGCCCCCTTCTATCGGGACGCACCCGAAGCCCGCGCCGCCAAGGCGTCGGGTGCCCGGGTGGTGCTCGGATTTCTGGAGGAGGTGCTCCCCACCGCTTCTGAAGAAAAACGCGCGCTTGCCGGCGATTTGATCAAGACCACGATGAGCGCGGTCGGGAAGACATTTTCGGAGAAGCGCCCGGCCGATCGCGAGATCGTGCGCTATGCCGATGCCATGGCCGACATGTTCTGCGCTTACCTGACGCAGATCCGAAATCGTGAAGCGTTGCCTGCCGGCTCTACTGATCCGGCAGGGTGAACACGTACAGCACATTGGCCATCGCGACCTTGTACTCGGGCGTCATCCCGGCGAGCGAGAACGCCTCGGGCGACAGGCCGGTGCCCACGGCGACATACTGCTTCCCATCCGCCGCATAGGAAATCGGATAGCCGCCGACCGGGCTGGCGAGGTTCACTTCCCACAGCTTCTGGCCGGTCGTGTCGTCGAGCGCCTTGAAGCGGCCCACCGCATCGGCGGCGAAGACCAGCCCGCCTCCGGTTGAGAGCAGCGACATTATTCCGCCGCGCTGGTCGAATTTCCACGCGGTCTTGCCGGTCGAGACCGAGATCGCGCGGATCGTGCCGACGTTGGTTTCGCCCTCGGGCAGATGGGCGACATTGGTGATCCCCATGCCGAGCGCGCCGCCGCCGTTCTTCGGCGTCGCGACGGTCTCGCAGATGTTCTGCAGCGGCATGTACATCAGGCCGGTGCGCGGGCTGTAGGTGCCTTCCATCCAGTTCTTGCCGCCGGCGAAGCTCGGGCAGATCTCGAGCGTCTGGCCGGGGCCGGTGAACACCGCGGCCGGATTGTCGGTGACGTTGCCGGTCGCGCCGTCGATCGACTGGACCACGGTCTGGCGCACGGTCGGCGTCGCCCAGAGGAATTCGCCGGTCTCGCGGTCGAGCGTATAGACGATCCCGGTCTTGCCCGGGATACCGGTCAGCACCTTGCGCTTTTCGCCCGGCACGATCTTCGGGTTGATCCACTGGACCGCCGCCGGATCGGGCGCGACCGCGGTATCGACCAGCAGTCGCGCGAAGGTGTGGTCGAAATCCCAGTGGTCGATCAGATGCTGGTAATGCCACGCGATCTTGCCGGTCGCGGCGTCGATCGCGAGGGTCGAGGTCGAATAGAGGTGCTGCTTGTGGTTGCCGCCGAGCAAATATTTCGGTGTCGGCGCGGTGACCGAGGTGCCGTAATAGATCAGGTTGAGTTCGGGATCGTAGGTCGGCGGCATCCAGGTGCCGACCTGGGTGCGCTTGGTCCAAGGGACGCCGCCCCAGCTGTCGTCGCCCTTCTCGCCCGGCTTCACCATCGTGTGAACACGCCACAGTTCCTTGCCGGTGCGCGCATCGTTGGCGACGATCACGCAGGCGTCGGGCCCGGCCTCGGCCGCGCAGTTGCGGCCCGAGATCACCTTGTCCCC
Coding sequences within it:
- the recF gene encoding DNA replication/repair protein RecF, which gives rise to MGLDRISLFAFRNHLASRIDGAGHLNVLTGENGAGKTNVLEALSLLAPGRGLRRAALTEMAATGGPGGFAISADLAGEGGAVRLGTGVEAAQPGRRLVQINGAAKSAIALGEWLAISWLTPAMDRLFSEAAGSRRRYMDRLAVALDPVHAKHAVRYENALRERNRMLSVRDEADPRWFDAIEIQLAGAGAALARGRATLVERLTAELASLPDEPFARPALTYVPGGPLDPAALARAFANGRHRDRAAQRTLIGPQRDELEVTMAGKGEPAGQCSTGEQKAMLIAMTLAHAALAAGERPGVLLLDEVAAHLDPVRRAALFERLADGKAQTWITGTEQAPFEGIAGDAVNWRVRSGEVERL
- a CDS encoding O-methyltransferase, producing MSTLTSAPLAPLLDHLFADAAATGFSALPPAAAAYWNDLSDGEKAQVMRSKTGYREFYGHMKDLPLPVSRETGVMLHMLARSSRATSIVEFGTSFGLSTLCLAAALRDNGGGRLITSEFEPTKVARARANLEAAGLADLVELREGDALETLARDLPEAIDLVLLDGAKGLYSDILERLEPKLRPGALIIADNADYCPEYLGRVRDPSNGYLSVPFAEDVELSMKLG
- a CDS encoding PspC domain-containing protein; translation: MSALDRNRAGAPARFRLDRDSGKLMGVCAGIGNYFGFDPLWARVGFVAAALAGFGTPVIIYLAIGVIAD
- a CDS encoding queuosine precursor transporter, with translation MSDHPKRMEGIAGAGHRFRYFDFIMAAFVTILLLSNLIGAAKQAQVTLPALGTITFGAGVLFFPVSYIIGDVMTEVYGYAHARRVIWAGLFALLFMVVMAVVVVNIPSAPDWAMASGQYEVLGKTVTAPNQAAYMSVFGQTPRIVFASLIAFWCGEFVNSFVLAKMKIFTDGKMLWTRTIGSTIFGEATDSALFYPLAFLGVPGWTTKAVITLAITQWIIKTLWEVVLTPVTYVIVGFLKRREGVEVFDTNTHFSPFAKA
- a CDS encoding TetR family transcriptional regulator — protein: MSTRANPPISSRKDPKQARSAALVEAVLQAASQVLAKEGAPRFTMARVADAAGVSVGSLYQYFPNKAALLFRLQSDEWRETGSLLRMILEDRSLRPLDRLRKLVHAFIRSECEEAAVRIALDDAAPFYRDAPEARAAKASGARVVLGFLEEVLPTASEEKRALAGDLIKTTMSAVGKTFSEKRPADREIVRYADAMADMFCAYLTQIRNREALPAGSTDPAG
- a CDS encoding PQQ-binding-like beta-propeller repeat protein, which translates into the protein MRTTGWKLMTGATLACLLAAPAAAQEGGIGLKAEAQPLELHQPSPVDPAALANPPAGDWLSFRRTLDGWGYSPLTQIDTKTVKGLKLAWSRPLADGSYEGTPLVHDGVMYIIEPGDVVEAVDAATGDFIWKYRRDYPEGFRAGPGSSKRNSALFENLLIASSPDGFVYALDIATGRLVWETKVTDWKTQSASTSGGPIIAGDKVISGRNCAAEAGPDACVIVANDARTGKELWRVHTMVKPGEKGDDSWGGVPWTKRTQVGTWMPPTYDPELNLIYYGTSVTAPTPKYLLGGNHKQHLYSTSTLAIDAATGKIAWHYQHLIDHWDFDHTFARLLVDTAVAPDPAAVQWINPKIVPGEKRKVLTGIPGKTGIVYTLDRETGEFLWATPTVRQTVVQSIDGATGNVTDNPAAVFTGPGQTLEICPSFAGGKNWMEGTYSPRTGLMYMPLQNICETVATPKNGGGALGMGITNVAHLPEGETNVGTIRAISVSTGKTAWKFDQRGGIMSLLSTGGGLVFAADAVGRFKALDDTTGQKLWEVNLASPVGGYPISYAADGKQYVAVGTGLSPEAFSLAGMTPEYKVAMANVLYVFTLPDQ